GCTTTTGGGTCAGTTAATGGATGGGTCTAATCCACCTCCCACGCCCCCTGCCTGCTCTGATGGTTTAGATAATGATGGGGATAGTCTTACAGATTTTCCTAACGATCCTGGCTGTCAAAGTGCCCAAGACACAAGTGAGTTTAACGAGCCCATAGGTGGTGAGGGAATTTCGACAGATGTGAATATTGATAACGACTGGGGAAGCGGATACTGCGCCGATGTTTCGGTCACAAACAATACAGGTAGCCCAGCTGACTGGACAGTAGCTTTTCCAATTGAAGGCACTTTGCGTGATATGTGGAACGCTACTTACTCGCAAAGCGGGGATCAAGTTACCGCCGAGGGAGTGTCTTGGAATAATATTGTTAATCCGGGGCAGTCAGTCGGCTTTGGATTCTGCGCTGAAAGAGGAGCGCAGCCAACTCCGCCTCCACCAACACCTGTACCAACACTACAGCCAACTCCGCCTCCACCAACTCCCGCACCTACTCCTGAACCGACTCCTATTCCAACACCTGCCCCTACACCACAGCCGACTCCACCGCCAAGTGGAGATGTAACAGCAAATGTGACGATCAACGATGATTGGGGCTCTGGATACTGCGCACAGGTGAATGTAACAAACTCGACAGCTCAAGCAGTTGACTGGGTTGTTTCATTTCAAATTGAGGGAATGCTCAGAAACATCTGGAATGCGACATATCAGCAAAATGGAGATACCGTAACAGCCGAGGGAGTTTCTTGGAATAATACTGTATCACCTGGTGGAAATACTAATTTTGGGTTCTGCGCCAACCGCTAGGCCTATTATCACTTAAGAAGGGGGGTGGATAATCCTCTTGCAAGTAACCTATTTGCCCCTCTTCGCCTTACTTGTGATCATGTTAATTAGAAAGTCTGCTTCTTTAATTTTAAGAATTTTAGCTAGTACAAAGTAAATAATTACCGCTATGAGCACTGAGCCCAAGAGTATACCAATTTTCTCAAGTTCAAATGAAGAATCGCTCCAGGTTACGAGCTTTGATATCCTCCAAACAGCCGCACCCATAACGGCAGAGATCGCCGCCAATTTTAAGACGAGAACTATTATGGATTTTGTGTTGATATGCCCAGCTCTTTTTTCAATTATGTAGAAGAGTAGTATGAAATTTACAATGGATGAAATAGAGCTTGCAACTGCTAGTCCTGTGTGTGCATAACCAAGCGTAAAGCCCAGTATATAACCAAAAATAGCGTTGACTATGAACGCAATAAAAGCAATAACGACAGGGGTTTTCGTGTCCTGCATAGAGTAGAAAGCGGGGGCTGTAATGCGTATTCCGCCTACTGCCCAGAGCCCAATGGCATATCCGAATAAGGCCTGAGAAGTGAAGATGGTTGCAGCATAATCAAACTCACCTCTTTGATAGAGTAAGTTGATGATCGGCTCACGCAAAACTATAAGCCCGACAAGAGCTGGGATTAGAATAAAAAACATAAGTCTTAGAGTGAAAGAATAGGTCTCTTTGAATTTATCAAAATCTTTATTTGCCACATGAGATGAGAGGCTTGGGA
This genomic window from Thermodesulfobacteriota bacterium contains:
- a CDS encoding cellulose binding domain-containing protein — encoded protein: MTINDDWGSGYCAQVNVTNSTAQAVDWVVSFQIEGMLRNIWNATYQQNGDTVTAEGVSWNNTVSPGGNTNFGFCANR